A genomic stretch from Chitinophagaceae bacterium includes:
- a CDS encoding FecR domain-containing protein — protein MSAAEEQEFYSAVNAGEYDEELKTFLGKKWDELKSDAHMSEEQSERIFNYILEQRPVIALPYWKQKHVLRRFAVAAAVVTLLFVSVFYVVSNSKNAGNSPADKSLASKVKIDIAPGQTGAVLILADGTSLVLDSMKDGMLSHQGNALALKQGGELSYIHDGNTANHTGFNSVETPRGRQFQLTLEDGTHVWLNAASSIRFPLAFTGKVRSVEITGEVYFEVAKNKAKPFIVKTGNMQVEVLGTHFNVNAYADEADIKTTLVEGSVRIINGKTDGILKPGQQAQTTGMGKLRISDHADIEEVLSWKNGRIAFTNAGLESIMRQVSKWYNVDVEYAGPVPNRTFTADISRNTNLSEFLKVLELSNIHFRIVGRKLIVLP, from the coding sequence ATGTCTGCAGCCGAGGAACAGGAGTTTTATTCTGCTGTAAATGCCGGTGAGTATGATGAAGAACTCAAAACTTTCCTTGGAAAAAAATGGGATGAACTGAAATCTGATGCTCATATGAGTGAGGAGCAATCAGAACGTATTTTCAACTATATCCTTGAGCAAAGACCGGTAATTGCTTTGCCTTATTGGAAACAAAAGCATGTTTTACGTCGTTTTGCTGTTGCAGCTGCCGTTGTAACTCTCCTGTTCGTTTCTGTTTTCTATGTTGTCTCAAATAGTAAAAATGCAGGTAATTCTCCTGCAGATAAATCCTTAGCAAGTAAAGTAAAGATTGACATAGCACCCGGACAAACCGGTGCAGTTTTAATATTGGCCGATGGTACTTCACTCGTACTTGACAGCATGAAGGATGGTATGTTGTCTCATCAGGGAAATGCTTTGGCATTAAAACAGGGTGGTGAGCTCAGTTATATCCATGATGGAAATACAGCGAATCATACTGGATTCAACAGCGTTGAAACTCCCCGTGGGCGCCAGTTTCAGTTAACATTGGAAGATGGTACACATGTTTGGCTGAATGCAGCATCTTCAATCCGGTTTCCGTTAGCTTTCACAGGAAAGGTGCGCAGTGTGGAAATAACAGGCGAAGTTTATTTCGAAGTGGCAAAGAATAAAGCGAAACCTTTTATAGTTAAAACAGGTAATATGCAGGTAGAGGTACTTGGTACCCATTTCAATGTAAATGCATATGCTGATGAAGCCGATATAAAAACCACTCTTGTTGAAGGAAGTGTAAGAATCATCAATGGAAAGACCGACGGAATTTTGAAGCCCGGTCAACAGGCGCAAACAACCGGAATGGGTAAGCTGAGGATCAGTGATCATGCTGATATTGAAGAAGTACTTTCCTGGAAAAACGGGCGGATTGCTTTTACCAATGCCGGACTGGAATCGATTATGCGGCAGGTGAGTAAATGGTATAATGTGGATGTTGAATATGCAGGCCCTGTTCCCAACAGAACATTTACAGCAGATATTTCAAGAAACACCAACCTTTCAGAATTTCTGAAAGTGCTGGAGTTGAGTAATATACATTTCCGGATTGTAGGACGGAAACTGATCGTACTACCCTGA
- a CDS encoding TonB-dependent receptor: MKLTAFILLAFCLQVSARSDAQNVSLSEKNVSLEKVFKSIKRQTGYDFWYETKLLDNGQKITIVVNNQPLTEVLDLCFKNQPFTWSIVGKIIVVKEKVPVISNEPAPLPPVIPPPPPAIDVKGRVINEKGEPLASASITVKGTNTGTTSGTNGDFSISVPEGKKILIVSSVGYRDAEVNIGNGDFLTVTLILKPVVTEEIVVVGYGTQRQKDLTGAISAVSNKDFNQGMVMSAQQSIQGKLAGVNIAKNSGKPGGSNTVRVRGGTSLTSSNDPLYVIDGVPISNSAGVGQANINNYGIDVFDEEPTNPLMTLNPDDIESITVLKDASATAIYGSRAANGVIVVTTKKGTTGKAKITVGSSVAVSKIAKTYDVLSADEYRKGVASLGLAIDDKGANTDWQDKIYRTGFSQDHYLSMSGGINKTVYRASLGFGDQQGVMLASNLKRTNLRININHSELNDRLTFDMRVNYGQTFSKQAPVSNTVGSEFGTSMNYEAMVFNPTYPVYDANGNYNFVAPYRVNPVSYSDQILDQLTNNRFLGNFSTTLKIIEPLSVNVNLGYTNQNINRNSYISKNNLIGRGTNGYASVQKLEDYSKLLETVVKYNQHFDKHGVEAMAGYSWQYFVNEGDRTTATGFLSDEFKWYSLQAASSITSVNTFKVTNTLISFYGRANYNYDDRFLLTGTIRRDGSSRFGSGNKWGMFPSGSAAWRISREKFFHVKAISDLKFRVSYGVTGNQEIGNLASQQTLGATSAGYIVGGQRITTVLPQQYANPNLKWEQTAQFDAGIDYSLFEGRLRGTIDYYVKKTTDLLLRIPVPSPTAVSTQLANVGSVQNKGIEIEINGKVMDKTEFKWESNFNISFNKNKVLSLSNEQFSGTNIQMAPLQGTVSLGKFAQLIIPGQPLGTFWGPRFTGIKGGKETFVAGADTIIGSAQPKFIFGFGNTLRYKQWTMNFLFRGSVGNDVFNLTAANMSYLSNLPGRNVFSSALTSGLARDAGKTFSSRWIEDGSFVRLDNLTLSYDFNVKKTFISAMNVFLSGQNLLLFTKYSGLDPEANAEVSRTGTAPLGIDYLGYPSSRTFSIGFNMSF; this comes from the coding sequence ATGAAACTGACTGCTTTTATTTTATTGGCTTTTTGTCTGCAGGTAAGTGCCAGGAGTGACGCTCAAAACGTCAGCTTGTCTGAAAAAAATGTTTCGCTTGAGAAGGTTTTTAAATCGATCAAACGACAGACCGGCTATGACTTTTGGTATGAAACAAAGCTGCTTGACAATGGGCAAAAAATTACGATTGTTGTCAACAATCAGCCATTAACAGAGGTGCTTGATCTTTGCTTCAAAAATCAACCTTTTACATGGTCGATTGTAGGTAAAATTATTGTTGTTAAAGAAAAGGTCCCGGTTATTTCTAATGAACCGGCACCATTGCCACCTGTTATTCCTCCTCCGCCTCCTGCTATTGATGTAAAGGGGCGTGTAATAAATGAAAAAGGAGAGCCGCTTGCTTCAGCTTCCATTACTGTAAAAGGTACAAATACGGGAACTACAAGCGGAACAAATGGAGATTTTTCAATTTCTGTTCCTGAAGGAAAAAAGATATTGATTGTAAGTTCTGTAGGTTATCGAGATGCGGAAGTTAATATTGGTAATGGCGATTTCCTCACCGTAACCTTAATTCTTAAACCTGTAGTTACCGAAGAAATTGTGGTGGTGGGTTATGGTACACAACGCCAGAAAGATCTAACAGGGGCCATCTCAGCTGTAAGCAATAAAGATTTCAACCAGGGAATGGTAATGAGTGCACAACAAAGTATCCAGGGAAAACTGGCTGGTGTTAACATTGCAAAAAACAGTGGTAAGCCCGGAGGTTCTAATACAGTACGAGTTAGGGGAGGCACTTCACTCACTTCATCCAATGATCCTTTATACGTTATTGATGGAGTACCTATTTCCAACAGTGCAGGTGTGGGGCAGGCAAACATCAACAACTACGGTATTGATGTGTTTGACGAAGAACCTACCAACCCTCTTATGACTTTGAACCCTGATGATATTGAATCAATAACAGTTTTAAAGGATGCTTCTGCAACAGCCATCTATGGTTCACGGGCTGCCAATGGTGTAATTGTTGTTACAACAAAAAAAGGTACAACAGGCAAAGCAAAAATTACCGTTGGATCATCTGTTGCAGTTTCAAAAATTGCAAAGACGTATGATGTTCTTTCTGCTGACGAATATCGTAAAGGAGTAGCTTCTCTTGGATTAGCCATTGATGATAAAGGTGCAAACACCGATTGGCAGGATAAGATTTACAGAACAGGATTTTCACAGGATCATTATCTCTCTATGTCAGGTGGAATAAATAAAACAGTTTATCGTGCATCACTTGGTTTTGGCGACCAGCAGGGTGTAATGCTTGCTTCAAATCTTAAGCGTACGAATTTGCGCATCAATATCAATCACTCTGAGCTCAACGACAGGCTCACATTTGATATGCGTGTGAACTATGGTCAAACTTTTTCCAAACAGGCACCTGTATCAAATACAGTGGGCAGTGAGTTCGGAACAAGCATGAACTACGAAGCAATGGTGTTCAATCCAACATATCCTGTTTATGATGCAAACGGTAATTACAATTTCGTTGCACCTTACAGGGTGAACCCGGTTTCTTATTCTGACCAGATACTGGATCAGTTAACCAATAACCGTTTTCTCGGTAACTTTTCTACTACTCTAAAAATTATCGAACCGTTAAGTGTTAATGTAAACCTTGGTTATACCAACCAGAACATTAACCGTAACTCCTATATCAGTAAAAACAACCTGATTGGCAGAGGAACTAACGGATATGCAAGTGTGCAGAAACTGGAAGACTACAGTAAACTGCTTGAAACAGTTGTGAAATACAATCAGCATTTTGATAAACATGGAGTGGAAGCAATGGCTGGTTATTCATGGCAGTATTTTGTAAATGAAGGCGACCGTACAACTGCAACCGGATTTCTGTCTGATGAATTCAAATGGTACAGTCTCCAGGCAGCAAGTTCCATTACAAGTGTAAATACATTTAAGGTAACCAACACGTTGATCTCTTTTTATGGAAGGGCCAACTATAATTATGACGACAGGTTTCTTTTAACTGGAACAATCCGTCGTGATGGTTCAAGCCGTTTTGGATCAGGTAACAAATGGGGTATGTTCCCATCAGGTTCAGCTGCATGGAGAATTTCAAGAGAAAAATTCTTTCATGTAAAAGCCATATCAGATCTCAAATTTCGTGTAAGCTATGGCGTTACAGGTAACCAGGAAATTGGAAACCTAGCTTCACAGCAAACACTGGGTGCAACTTCTGCAGGATATATTGTTGGCGGACAACGTATCACTACTGTATTACCACAGCAATATGCCAACCCGAATTTAAAATGGGAACAAACCGCACAGTTTGATGCCGGTATTGATTACTCATTGTTTGAAGGAAGACTTCGTGGTACAATTGATTATTATGTAAAGAAAACAACTGACCTGTTGCTGAGAATACCGGTTCCTTCACCAACCGCAGTAAGTACACAGCTGGCAAACGTTGGCAGTGTGCAGAACAAGGGTATTGAAATCGAGATCAATGGAAAAGTCATGGATAAAACAGAGTTCAAATGGGAATCAAATTTCAACATCAGTTTTAACAAAAACAAAGTGCTGAGTTTATCAAATGAACAGTTCAGTGGTACAAATATCCAGATGGCTCCATTACAGGGAACTGTATCGTTGGGCAAATTTGCACAGCTTATTATACCCGGTCAGCCTTTGGGAACTTTCTGGGGTCCACGTTTTACAGGTATTAAAGGTGGTAAGGAAACATTTGTTGCCGGTGCCGATACAATCATTGGCAGTGCACAACCAAAGTTCATATTCGGTTTCGGTAATACACTCAGATATAAACAGTGGACAATGAACTTTTTGTTCAGAGGTTCAGTTGGAAATGATGTATTCAACCTTACTGCTGCCAACATGAGTTACCTGAGTAACCTGCCTGGCAGGAATGTGTTCAGCTCAGCTCTTACAAGTGGGTTAGCCAGAGATGCAGGTAAAACATTTTCATCACGCTGGATAGAAGACGGAAGTTTTGTTCGTCTTGATAACCTCACACTCAGTTATGATTTTAATGTGAAGAAAACATTTATCTCAGCTATGAATGTTTTCCTGTCAGGACAGAACCTGTTGCTGTTTACAAAGTATTCAGGTCTTGATCCTGAAGCGAATGCAGAAGTATCAAGAACAGGTACAGCTCCGCTGGGCATTGATTATCTCGGATATCCGAGTTCACGCACATTCAGCATTGGCTTTAATATGTCATTCTAA
- a CDS encoding RNA polymerase sigma-70 factor — MLSTSPYDNYELLQNVAHGNAGAFRELFSRYHDSVYAYSLRITHSVCMAEDITQEVFLKLWLHREKLKELENLEAWIITVARNLCFNQLKKTAREKCIIGLQPEQYDGADVVSIEQRVEQRDLLLKLREASAQLTPKEQIVYRLNKEQGLRKEEIARALNISQNTVKAHLTNALRKMRHYMESYSAAGFLVLCICKLFFKNI, encoded by the coding sequence ATGCTTTCTACATCTCCATATGATAATTATGAGCTGCTGCAAAACGTTGCTCATGGAAATGCCGGTGCATTCAGGGAACTTTTTTCCCGCTATCATGATTCAGTATATGCCTATTCACTCCGCATTACTCATTCAGTTTGCATGGCTGAAGATATTACCCAGGAAGTTTTTTTGAAATTGTGGCTGCACAGGGAAAAATTAAAAGAACTTGAAAACCTTGAAGCATGGATCATAACAGTTGCCCGTAATCTTTGTTTTAATCAGTTAAAAAAAACAGCAAGGGAAAAATGTATCATCGGGCTTCAACCGGAACAATATGATGGTGCTGATGTTGTTTCTATTGAGCAAAGAGTTGAACAGCGGGATTTATTATTAAAACTAAGAGAAGCATCTGCGCAACTTACACCCAAGGAGCAAATCGTATATCGTCTCAATAAAGAACAGGGACTCAGGAAAGAAGAAATTGCCAGAGCTCTGAATATTTCACAGAATACAGTTAAGGCACACCTGACTAACGCCCTGCGCAAAATGCGTCATTACATGGAGAGTTATTCTGCCGCAGGTTTTCTGGTTCTCTGCATCTGCAAACTTTTTTTTAAAAATATCTAA